From the Nocardia higoensis genome, one window contains:
- a CDS encoding DUF2235 domain-containing protein codes for MKRLVVCCDGTWKAENSSTVSNIVKIAQTVRMEAPGPTGTMIRQQVIYISGPGARGFTADRLIGGAFGLGLEANLSAAYWQLAVNWEPGDEIYVFGFSRGAYTARSLVGLIDLIGIMSPESMIGGHYPTALRMYRRLGGKRPNRWKSAPTPKDWSDFRRTHSRMAPVDFLGVFDTVGALGVPGVTSWRHSFHNVELSQWVLCARQALALDERRRNFEPCLWQVPVPLRVKHHRIKRRGHRERVKQVWFAGVHSDIGGGYAECGLSDATFRWMVAEARAEGLAFDDGLVECLTGQCAKVREHSMLHDSLGPGYRVLNLARTLRALRNRRSRFYWDSWRKPVVEGDHGVRLASTVTADQDYRPRNLLRWRVALGGHVPAHLVEPIPPAPGDAGADGGRGSRQITHDVRRRGTGSDAPGRLLGGRW; via the coding sequence ATGAAACGCCTGGTGGTGTGTTGCGACGGTACGTGGAAGGCCGAGAACAGCAGCACCGTGTCCAATATCGTGAAGATCGCGCAGACCGTGCGGATGGAGGCCCCTGGCCCGACCGGCACGATGATCCGTCAGCAGGTCATCTACATCTCCGGCCCCGGCGCCCGCGGATTCACCGCGGATCGCCTGATCGGCGGTGCGTTCGGCCTCGGCCTGGAGGCCAACCTGTCCGCCGCCTATTGGCAGCTCGCCGTCAACTGGGAGCCCGGCGACGAGATCTACGTCTTCGGCTTCAGCCGCGGCGCCTACACCGCGCGCAGTCTGGTCGGGCTCATCGATCTGATCGGAATCATGAGCCCGGAGTCGATGATCGGCGGGCACTACCCGACCGCGCTGCGGATGTACCGCAGGCTCGGCGGCAAACGGCCGAACCGCTGGAAATCCGCGCCGACACCGAAGGATTGGTCGGATTTCCGCAGGACACACAGCCGGATGGCTCCGGTCGACTTCCTCGGCGTCTTCGATACCGTCGGCGCGCTCGGCGTCCCCGGCGTCACCTCCTGGCGGCACAGCTTCCACAACGTCGAACTCTCGCAATGGGTGCTGTGCGCCCGGCAGGCGCTCGCCCTCGACGAACGCAGACGCAATTTCGAGCCCTGCCTGTGGCAGGTGCCGGTGCCGTTGCGGGTCAAGCACCACCGGATCAAGCGCCGCGGCCACCGTGAGCGCGTCAAGCAGGTCTGGTTCGCCGGAGTGCACAGCGATATCGGCGGCGGCTACGCGGAGTGCGGACTGTCCGACGCCACCTTCCGATGGATGGTCGCCGAGGCGCGGGCGGAGGGCCTGGCATTCGACGACGGCCTCGTCGAATGCCTCACCGGGCAGTGCGCGAAGGTGCGGGAGCACTCGATGCTGCACGATTCGCTCGGCCCCGGCTACCGGGTGCTCAACCTCGCGCGCACTCTGCGCGCACTGCGCAACCGGCGCAGCCGCTTCTACTGGGACTCCTGGCGCAAACCGGTGGTCGAAGGTGACCACGGGGTGCGCCTGGCCTCGACGGTCACCGCGGACCAGGATTACCGGCCCCGCAATCTGCTCCGTTGGCGTGTGGCACTCGGTGGGCACGTTCCGGCACACCTCGTCGAGCCGATTCCGCCGGCTCCCGGTGATGCCGGTGCGGACGGCGGCAGGGGGTCGCGACAGATCACGCACGATGTCCGGCGCCGCGGCACGGGAAGCGACGCCCCGGGAAGACTTCTCGGCGGGAGGTGGTGA